Proteins encoded by one window of Methyloterricola oryzae:
- a CDS encoding efflux RND transporter permease subunit gives MSGPSSQVRAGGLIAWFASNPVAANLLMALIICAGAGSLLFMDREVFPRFLPNQIEILAHYPGAGALEVEDAVCVRIEEAIHDLPGIKRLRSEISDQGDCNVNVAVLPDHNVNEMINSLRGRVQAIPRMPKALEPIVVQRLVREGDDGVIWVALHGRTDPMNLKALAERVEVELGRVPGVTQVYNYFPTPYEIAVEVSADKLRQFNLSLQEVADAMRRASLDLPGGLVKGEAGELLLRVQGRARDALAVGNLILRTHPDGSRLLLRDVATVNDGLQERMADWRHNGEPAQGWEVHGSHDEVEVARRVKAYAADLQTRLPEGMSLTTWWDDSQAYEERTRTLIEDGLGGFLLVCLVLTLFLSLRVALWAGLGILTSVFGAFALMPLLGLSMNMLSLFGFLLAMGILVDDAIIIGEAVHTEQTGEGGADTPPFGAVQLRAHCLAAAIRGTQNVALPVVLAVLVVLVAFLPGLFVPGWAGEMMRPICLVMILTLVFSLVEALLILPAHLASPTELRPRSTRLSRLRGALNRALGRFIHALYRRLLERALAWRWLSLSGFAVLLMLSLALVLGGHVRHSLRADVTRDSFWVNLKLPQDVPYAETRRLAEKVEKALFELRDELDRQGGGGRSVIVGLESILWEHGGGFWTELSPEGRQRIVVDDFVREWRRRIGDIGRAKIDFLVKEGDVPYDIEFDLGASDPAKVHEAAEELKRSLASYPGVYDVIDSAEPGKPEIHLQLKPAAERLGLRLEGLAEQVRQAYFGEAVHRLQRGRSEVKVLVRLPRGERRSLDDLKRLPVSLPGGGLAPLESLAGIELRPGYSKLVRQDRQRVLKVQARVDPALADVNAIYERLETAELPRLKQRYPGLNADIGEEREDELTSLRALGFNTLISLLLIYALIAIPFRSYSKPFIFLLAAPVAWSGAVLAHWLAGLPLSMESLVGMIAASGVVVNDSLVLLDYIKEREIQGDDAAGVCELIVEACTARFRPILLAFLTNFAGFLPTLLETSEQARFLIPMTLSLSAGLLVGMAASLILAPVAYATLAGGDRMRWGSQDRALLNKRT, from the coding sequence GTGAGCGGCCCCTCGTCTCAGGTGCGCGCGGGCGGTCTCATCGCCTGGTTCGCCTCCAACCCGGTGGCGGCGAACCTTTTGATGGCGCTCATCATCTGTGCCGGCGCGGGCAGCCTGCTGTTCATGGACCGCGAGGTGTTCCCGCGCTTTCTGCCCAACCAGATCGAAATCCTGGCTCACTATCCGGGCGCCGGCGCGCTGGAGGTGGAGGATGCCGTCTGTGTACGGATCGAGGAGGCCATCCACGACCTGCCAGGTATCAAGCGCCTGCGTTCGGAGATCAGCGATCAGGGCGACTGCAACGTCAATGTGGCCGTATTGCCGGACCACAACGTCAACGAGATGATCAACTCGCTCCGCGGCCGGGTGCAGGCAATTCCGCGGATGCCCAAGGCACTGGAGCCTATCGTCGTGCAGCGACTGGTGCGCGAGGGCGATGACGGCGTCATCTGGGTCGCCCTGCACGGCCGTACCGACCCGATGAACCTCAAGGCCCTGGCCGAGCGCGTGGAAGTGGAATTGGGGCGGGTTCCCGGCGTCACCCAGGTCTACAACTATTTTCCCACGCCCTACGAAATTGCGGTCGAGGTTTCCGCGGACAAGCTCCGTCAATTCAATCTGAGCCTGCAAGAAGTGGCGGACGCCATGCGTCGCGCATCCCTGGACCTGCCGGGCGGACTGGTCAAGGGCGAGGCCGGCGAATTGCTGCTGCGCGTACAGGGACGGGCGCGGGATGCCCTGGCGGTGGGCAATCTGATCCTGCGGACCCATCCGGACGGCAGTCGCCTGCTCCTGCGTGACGTGGCCACCGTCAATGACGGATTGCAGGAGCGTATGGCTGACTGGCGCCACAATGGCGAGCCGGCCCAGGGTTGGGAGGTGCATGGCAGCCACGACGAGGTAGAAGTGGCGCGCCGCGTGAAGGCCTATGCGGCGGATTTGCAGACCAGGTTGCCGGAGGGCATGTCGCTCACCACCTGGTGGGATGATTCCCAGGCCTATGAGGAGCGCACCCGCACCCTGATCGAGGATGGCCTGGGCGGGTTCCTGTTGGTGTGTCTCGTGCTGACCCTGTTCCTGAGCTTGCGGGTGGCCTTATGGGCGGGCCTTGGCATCCTGACTTCCGTGTTTGGTGCCTTCGCCCTGATGCCGTTGCTCGGCCTGTCCATGAACATGCTGTCCCTGTTCGGCTTCCTGCTGGCCATGGGCATCCTGGTCGACGACGCCATCATCATCGGCGAGGCGGTGCATACGGAGCAGACCGGAGAAGGCGGCGCGGACACCCCGCCATTCGGAGCGGTTCAGTTGCGCGCCCACTGCCTGGCGGCGGCCATACGCGGTACGCAGAACGTGGCCTTGCCCGTGGTGCTGGCGGTGCTGGTGGTGCTGGTGGCGTTTCTGCCCGGCCTGTTCGTGCCGGGCTGGGCCGGCGAGATGATGCGGCCCATTTGCCTGGTGATGATCCTCACCCTGGTGTTTTCCCTGGTGGAAGCCCTGCTCATCCTGCCTGCCCATCTCGCCAGTCCGACCGAGTTGCGGCCCCGCTCAACGCGTCTGTCGCGCCTGCGCGGAGCTCTCAACCGGGCTTTGGGGCGTTTCATTCACGCCCTCTATCGGCGGCTGCTGGAGCGGGCGCTCGCCTGGCGCTGGCTCAGCCTGAGCGGGTTCGCGGTGCTGCTCATGCTGTCCCTGGCCCTGGTGCTGGGGGGGCATGTGCGCCACTCCCTGCGCGCCGATGTCACCCGTGACAGCTTCTGGGTCAATCTCAAGCTGCCCCAGGACGTGCCCTATGCTGAGACCCGCCGCTTGGCGGAGAAGGTGGAAAAGGCGCTGTTCGAACTGCGGGATGAACTGGACAGGCAAGGCGGTGGCGGGCGCTCCGTGATCGTCGGCCTGGAGAGCATCCTCTGGGAGCATGGCGGAGGGTTCTGGACCGAATTGTCGCCGGAGGGGCGTCAGCGCATCGTGGTGGACGACTTCGTTCGCGAATGGCGCCGCCGCATCGGCGACATCGGCCGCGCCAAGATCGACTTCCTGGTGAAGGAGGGCGACGTGCCTTACGACATCGAGTTCGACTTGGGCGCATCCGATCCGGCCAAGGTGCATGAGGCGGCGGAGGAACTCAAGCGCAGCCTGGCGTCCTATCCCGGGGTGTACGACGTGATCGACTCCGCCGAGCCGGGCAAGCCCGAGATTCATCTGCAGCTGAAGCCGGCCGCCGAGCGCCTGGGACTGCGCCTGGAAGGCCTCGCCGAGCAGGTGCGCCAGGCCTATTTCGGCGAGGCAGTGCACCGGCTGCAGCGTGGCCGCAGCGAGGTCAAGGTGCTGGTGCGCTTGCCGCGTGGCGAGAGGAGATCCCTGGACGACCTGAAACGGCTTCCGGTGAGTCTGCCCGGCGGCGGACTCGCCCCCCTGGAGAGCCTGGCAGGGATCGAACTGCGGCCGGGTTATTCCAAGCTGGTCCGGCAGGACCGTCAGCGGGTGCTCAAGGTGCAGGCCCGCGTCGATCCCGCGCTTGCCGATGTGAACGCAATCTACGAGCGGCTGGAAACGGCGGAACTGCCTCGCTTGAAACAGCGCTATCCCGGATTGAACGCCGACATAGGCGAGGAACGGGAGGACGAGCTGACTTCCCTGCGGGCGCTGGGGTTCAACACGCTCATCTCCCTGCTGCTGATCTATGCCCTCATCGCCATTCCTTTCCGCTCCTACAGCAAGCCGTTCATCTTCTTGCTGGCGGCGCCGGTGGCCTGGAGCGGCGCGGTGCTGGCCCACTGGCTGGCCGGCCTGCCTTTGTCCATGGAGTCCCTGGTGGGCATGATCGCCGCCAGCGGCGTGGTGGTGAATGACAGCCTGGTGCTGCTGGATTACATCAAGGAGCGGGAGATTCAAGGAGACGACGCAGCGGGCGTGTGCGAACTGATCGTGGAAGCCTGCACCGCGCGCTTTCGCCCGATCTTGCTGGCCTTCCTCACCAACTTCGCGGGTTTTCTGCCCACCCTGCTGGAAACCAGCGAGCAGGCGCGCTTCCTGATCCCCATGACGCTCTCCCTTTCGGCCGGGCTGCTGGTGGGCATGGCGGCGAGCCTGATCCTTGCGCCGGTGGCCTATGCGACCCTGGCCGGGGGCGACCGCATGCGATGGGGATCCCAAGACCGGGCGCTCCTGAACAAGAGGACATGA
- a CDS encoding DUF808 domain-containing protein: MAGSSLFALIDDIASLLDDISLMTKVAAKKTAGVLGDDLALNAQQVAGVGAERELPVVWAVAKGSVGNKLILVPAALALSAFAPWAVSPLLMLGGLYLCFEGFEKIAHGFLVGRGESSQADPDGAKMRLEVLSGLDLVDLEKAKIRGAIRTDFVLSAEIIVIALGTVQSTALATQIAVLSAIALLMTVGVYGLVAGIVKLDDAGLYLVRSGNGLLGGLGRFILGLAPLLMKALSVAGTAAMFLVGGGILVHGMPVLHAVLPELPAWSEALPVPGEWVLPIMPLLLNGLVGLAAGAAALLVVSAASRMRGWLGFPAH; this comes from the coding sequence ATGGCCGGTAGTAGTTTGTTCGCGCTGATCGACGATATCGCATCGCTGCTGGACGATATCTCGCTGATGACCAAGGTGGCAGCCAAGAAGACCGCCGGCGTGCTGGGCGACGATCTGGCACTAAACGCGCAGCAGGTGGCGGGCGTAGGCGCCGAGCGCGAACTGCCGGTGGTCTGGGCAGTGGCCAAGGGTTCCGTTGGCAACAAGCTCATCCTGGTGCCGGCAGCGCTGGCCCTGAGCGCCTTTGCGCCCTGGGCAGTGTCGCCGCTGCTGATGCTGGGCGGGCTGTATCTGTGCTTCGAAGGCTTTGAAAAGATCGCCCACGGGTTTCTGGTCGGGCGGGGCGAAAGCTCACAGGCCGATCCCGATGGGGCGAAGATGCGGCTCGAGGTCTTGTCGGGCCTGGATCTCGTCGACCTGGAAAAGGCGAAAATCCGCGGCGCCATCCGCACCGACTTCGTGTTGTCCGCGGAGATCATCGTCATTGCCTTGGGCACCGTTCAAAGCACGGCGCTTGCGACGCAGATCGCCGTGCTGTCTGCCATCGCCCTGCTGATGACGGTGGGTGTGTACGGCCTGGTGGCGGGCATCGTCAAGCTGGACGATGCCGGGCTTTACCTGGTGCGCAGCGGCAATGGCCTGCTGGGCGGGCTGGGCCGCTTCATCCTCGGCCTGGCTCCCTTGCTGATGAAGGCCCTGTCGGTGGCGGGAACGGCCGCTATGTTCCTGGTGGGGGGCGGCATACTGGTGCACGGCATGCCGGTCCTGCACGCCGTGCTGCCGGAGCTGCCGGCATGGTCGGAGGCCCTGCCGGTGCCGGGCGAGTGGGTGCTGCCGATCATGCCCCTGCTGTTGAACGGGCTGGTGGGGCTCGCCGCCGGGGCGGCGGCCCTGCTGGTGGTCTCGGCGGCGAGCCGCATGCGGGGCTGGCTGGGGTTCCCGGCACACTGA
- a CDS encoding HYR domain-containing protein, with product MTGYSSLPNGKQHAFIWQSGVMTDLGTLQAGGFSEGHSINGNGDVVGYSTLNGDAGQHAALWRYGQAPLDLGTLGGTFSEAFAINAAGQVVGTATTRGDQLKRAFLWDGGAMIDLNTLLAPGNGLTVEDAFSISDTGLIAGAARLGRLPTQYHAVVLTPDRTAPQIACPRAITTAAQPASLGTAVATDNLDPAPVVTNNSPKPLAVDAITLVTWTATDGAGNRAQCTQLVTVGTPPPGSPTIQPPSTPQNPTPETPVLPPAKDPGTPGSPGNPSNPSNPGTPASPGNTGDSSGANPIAASGARLVLESQLLKPAAKKLRLGAKLLLQLRIANEGTGTAQSIAFQNELSSRLRFRKAQPSQGSCSLTNQPKSKLGGTLTCDLGDLAAGEALQVEITAQARKRGAAINSGVVSMASGASGTTALQLKVR from the coding sequence GTGACGGGCTATTCCAGTCTCCCGAATGGCAAACAGCACGCCTTCATCTGGCAAAGCGGGGTCATGACAGACCTCGGCACGTTGCAGGCTGGCGGATTCAGCGAAGGTCACTCCATCAACGGCAATGGCGATGTAGTCGGTTATTCAACGCTCAACGGCGACGCCGGCCAGCACGCGGCGCTATGGCGCTACGGCCAAGCGCCACTGGACCTCGGCACGCTTGGCGGAACCTTCAGCGAGGCCTTCGCCATCAATGCGGCCGGTCAGGTTGTGGGCACTGCAACCACCCGGGGCGATCAACTCAAGCGCGCATTCCTGTGGGACGGAGGCGCGATGATCGATCTGAACACCTTGCTCGCACCGGGAAATGGCCTGACAGTAGAAGACGCCTTTTCAATCAGTGATACTGGGTTGATCGCGGGCGCGGCTCGACTTGGCAGGTTGCCGACACAATATCACGCCGTGGTGCTGACACCCGACCGCACTGCGCCCCAAATCGCCTGCCCGAGGGCCATCACCACCGCCGCGCAGCCCGCCAGCCTTGGAACCGCCGTGGCCACGGACAATCTGGACCCGGCACCGGTGGTGACCAACAACTCGCCCAAGCCGCTCGCGGTGGACGCCATCACCCTAGTCACCTGGACCGCCACCGACGGCGCCGGCAACCGGGCCCAGTGCACGCAGCTCGTCACCGTGGGCACGCCGCCACCGGGGTCGCCCACCATCCAACCGCCAAGCACGCCGCAAAACCCGACTCCGGAGACGCCGGTGCTGCCGCCAGCCAAAGACCCGGGTACGCCCGGCAGTCCAGGCAATCCGAGCAACCCAAGCAATCCCGGCACGCCCGCCTCGCCCGGAAATACCGGCGATTCCTCCGGCGCCAACCCCATCGCCGCCTCCGGGGCGCGCCTGGTGCTGGAAAGCCAACTGCTGAAACCCGCCGCGAAAAAGCTTAGATTGGGCGCCAAGCTGCTTTTACAACTGCGCATAGCCAACGAAGGCACGGGCACGGCTCAGAGCATCGCCTTTCAGAATGAACTGAGCTCCAGGCTGCGCTTCCGCAAAGCCCAGCCGAGCCAGGGTAGCTGCAGCCTGACGAACCAGCCGAAATCCAAGCTGGGGGGTACCCTGACCTGCGATCTGGGCGATCTGGCGGCAGGCGAGGCATTGCAGGTGGAGATCACCGCACAGGCACGCAAACGCGGCGCCGCCATCAACAGCGGTGTAGTGAGCATGGCCAGCGGCGCTTCCGGCACCACCGCGCTGCAATTGAAGGTACGCTGA
- a CDS encoding HYR domain-containing protein, whose protein sequence is MKNTKRALLATAPLAFGLFNGSATAAPQYIIHDLGTLSGTYSQGFSVNDAGQVSGISASPSKLNIAIRAALGQINPDSLFDAGGLGGTHSAAFDINSAGQQAGLAMLAGDAQTRATRVSQGTVQDLGTLGGGSSRAYGINETGEITGSAQTTGDVAEHAFLTRAGSLVDLGTLGGTSSQGNDVNSASQVTGYAELAGAAGFHAFRWQNGSMQDLAPLSGGAYAEGLRINESGTVAGYSTDANGAQRAVIWPAGSNLAKDLGLLQTSGQAAALGINTTGDAVGYATGGGVQQNRRAALWTAGKAPVDLNTLVLPNSGYLLTQADGISDSGLIAGIASIGKEKHAVLLEPDKIAPVITCPGTVTTTGPQPASIGTATATDNLDPAPVITSNRPATFPNGTTTVVWTATDGAGNASNCSQLVTINADSTPPVIKPVWSNGGAEVLPNTLGWYSKLPLDLSWSVSDAESAITSRVGCAPFQVTADSSATAVQSCTATSAGGSVNPAITTSIKVDATAPTFAAAAPVAADITTTFEAATVTYVTPTATDVLSGVDTASVSCSPTSGSSFKLGANTVTCNAKDLAGNAAAPASFTVTVRDPSAPVVTPTITGPAGNAGWFKGPTTVSFAVSDAQSTITTKSPACDTTTTLSGDGANQLVSCSATSAGGTTNSPQSVKVDATPPNLGISATTLVVEADRSTGAMVIYPRTMSDATSGPATQSATCSPASNTVMPFGNTTVNCSGADVAGNTATGSFVVTVADTTAPTLTVPTGASASTTDGAGTAVSYVVSASDLVDGAVTPSCSPASGSVFPIGTTTVACTATDAHGNSASKSFPVTVSLLTGPVTDQVAPVLSLPAGPVTATAADASGAVVNYVASATDAVDGSVPVSCKPASGNLFPVGDTLVSCSASDLSGNVTTGSFTVRVNPPVTTLPTADLAVSVTESTGKREARLNRNFTYTFTVRNAGPGVSQTTTFTDTLPSSLRIVSVAPSVGTCTAPINSNGGTVNCNLGNLNSGQAPTVRITVTPLVGSGTIPNTGSAATGSNDPNAANNSASITMNART, encoded by the coding sequence ATGAAAAATACCAAACGGGCGCTGCTTGCGACGGCGCCCCTAGCCTTCGGGCTATTCAACGGCTCCGCCACGGCTGCGCCCCAATACATCATCCACGACCTCGGCACGCTGAGCGGAACCTACAGCCAGGGCTTCAGCGTCAACGACGCTGGCCAGGTCTCCGGAATTTCCGCCAGCCCGAGCAAACTGAATATCGCCATTCGTGCGGCGCTGGGCCAGATCAATCCAGACAGCCTGTTCGATGCCGGGGGCTTGGGTGGCACCCATTCCGCTGCCTTTGACATTAACTCCGCCGGCCAGCAAGCCGGGCTCGCCATGCTGGCCGGCGATGCCCAAACCCGAGCGACACGCGTTTCCCAGGGCACGGTGCAGGATTTGGGCACCCTGGGTGGCGGCAGCAGCCGCGCCTATGGCATCAACGAGACCGGCGAGATAACCGGCAGCGCACAGACCACCGGCGATGTTGCGGAACATGCGTTTCTGACCCGCGCCGGCAGCCTGGTGGACCTCGGCACCCTGGGTGGCACCAGCAGCCAGGGCAACGACGTCAATTCGGCCTCGCAAGTAACCGGCTACGCCGAACTTGCCGGCGCGGCGGGCTTCCATGCCTTCCGCTGGCAAAACGGCAGCATGCAAGACCTGGCCCCGCTGAGTGGCGGCGCCTACGCCGAAGGTTTGCGCATTAACGAAAGCGGAACCGTCGCCGGCTATTCGACCGATGCCAACGGCGCCCAACGCGCGGTGATCTGGCCGGCCGGATCGAACCTGGCGAAAGATCTCGGGTTGTTGCAAACCAGCGGCCAGGCCGCCGCGCTGGGCATCAATACCACCGGCGATGCCGTGGGCTATGCCACCGGGGGCGGAGTCCAGCAAAACCGCCGCGCGGCCCTTTGGACCGCTGGCAAGGCACCGGTGGACTTGAACACTCTGGTCCTGCCCAACAGCGGATATCTGCTGACACAAGCGGATGGCATCAGCGACAGCGGCCTGATCGCAGGCATCGCCAGCATCGGCAAAGAAAAGCACGCCGTGCTGCTGGAGCCCGACAAGATCGCTCCGGTCATTACGTGTCCTGGCACCGTTACGACCACCGGGCCCCAGCCGGCCTCGATCGGCACGGCAACGGCGACCGATAATCTGGACCCGGCGCCGGTCATCACCAGCAACCGTCCGGCGACTTTCCCCAACGGGACCACCACCGTCGTCTGGACCGCGACCGATGGCGCTGGCAATGCCAGCAATTGCAGCCAGCTCGTGACCATCAACGCTGACAGCACGCCGCCGGTCATCAAGCCGGTCTGGTCCAACGGTGGCGCGGAGGTCCTGCCCAATACCCTGGGCTGGTACTCCAAGCTGCCGCTTGATCTGAGCTGGAGTGTTTCGGATGCGGAATCCGCCATCACCAGCCGCGTCGGTTGCGCGCCATTCCAGGTGACCGCGGACAGCAGCGCCACGGCCGTGCAGTCCTGCACCGCCACCAGCGCGGGCGGCAGCGTAAACCCGGCCATTACCACCTCCATCAAGGTGGATGCGACCGCACCCACGTTCGCCGCCGCGGCGCCCGTGGCCGCCGATATCACGACGACCTTCGAAGCGGCCACGGTCACCTATGTCACCCCGACCGCCACCGACGTGCTCTCCGGAGTCGATACCGCCAGCGTGAGCTGCTCGCCGACCTCCGGCAGCAGCTTCAAGCTGGGCGCCAACACCGTGACCTGTAACGCCAAGGACCTGGCAGGCAATGCCGCCGCCCCGGCCAGCTTCACCGTCACGGTGCGCGACCCTTCTGCCCCAGTGGTTACACCCACCATCACCGGCCCCGCCGGGAATGCGGGCTGGTTCAAGGGACCGACGACGGTGAGCTTCGCCGTCAGCGACGCGCAGTCCACCATCACTACGAAGTCCCCGGCTTGCGATACGACGACCACCCTGAGTGGCGATGGCGCCAATCAGCTGGTGTCCTGCTCAGCCACCAGCGCCGGCGGCACGACCAACTCGCCTCAGAGCGTGAAAGTTGACGCCACCCCGCCGAACCTGGGCATCTCTGCGACCACCCTGGTGGTCGAGGCCGACCGCTCGACGGGGGCTATGGTGATCTACCCGCGCACCATGTCCGACGCGACGTCCGGTCCCGCGACGCAATCTGCGACCTGCTCGCCTGCCTCGAACACGGTGATGCCATTCGGCAACACCACAGTCAACTGCAGCGGGGCCGACGTGGCCGGTAACACGGCAACGGGCAGCTTCGTCGTCACTGTGGCTGATACGACGGCACCGACGCTGACGGTCCCGACGGGCGCTTCTGCCTCCACCACGGACGGGGCCGGAACGGCGGTCAGCTATGTGGTGTCGGCCAGCGACTTGGTGGACGGCGCGGTAACGCCTTCCTGTTCGCCAGCCTCCGGTTCGGTGTTCCCGATCGGCACCACGACCGTCGCCTGCACCGCGACCGACGCTCACGGCAACAGCGCCAGCAAGTCGTTCCCGGTCACGGTCAGCTTGCTGACGGGGCCTGTCACCGACCAGGTTGCTCCGGTCCTGAGTCTCCCCGCTGGTCCAGTAACGGCCACGGCTGCAGATGCCAGCGGTGCAGTAGTCAACTACGTTGCGAGCGCCACGGATGCGGTAGACGGTTCAGTCCCGGTGAGCTGCAAGCCGGCATCCGGCAACCTGTTCCCGGTCGGCGATACGCTGGTCAGTTGCTCGGCTTCTGATCTGTCCGGCAACGTCACAACGGGGTCCTTCACCGTCAGGGTCAACCCCCCGGTGACCACGTTGCCCACGGCAGATCTGGCTGTGAGCGTGACCGAGAGTACTGGTAAGCGCGAGGCGCGACTGAACAGGAACTTCACCTATACCTTCACGGTGCGCAACGCAGGACCGGGTGTTTCACAGACCACGACGTTCACGGATACGCTGCCGAGCAGTCTGCGAATTGTCTCGGTCGCTCCGAGCGTTGGCACCTGCACCGCGCCCATCAACAGCAATGGCGGCACTGTGAACTGCAACCTGGGTAATCTGAACAGCGGTCAGGCCCCCACCGTGCGGATTACCGTTACGCCACTCGTGGGCAGCGGCACCATCCCCAACACGGGCAGCGCGGCAACCGGATCCAACGATCCCAATGCGGCAAACAACTCGGCGAGCATCACCATGAATGCCCGTACCTAA